From a region of the Calonectris borealis chromosome 2, bCalBor7.hap1.2, whole genome shotgun sequence genome:
- the RALBP1 gene encoding ralA-binding protein 1 isoform X1: MTECFLPPTSSPSEHRRVEHSGGLARTPSSEEISPTKFPGLYRTGEPSPPHDSLHEPPDIVSDDEKEHGKKKGKFKKKEKRTEGYAAFQEDSSGDEAESPSKLKRSKGIHVFKKPSFSKKKEKDFKIKEKPKDEKHKEDKHKEDKHKEKKSKDLTAADVVKQWKEKKKKKKPIQETEIPQVDVPSHRPVFGIPLSDAVDRTMMYDGIRLPAVFRECIDYVEKYGMKCEGIYRVSGIKSKVDELKAAYDREESPNLEEYEPNTVASLLKQYLRELPENLLTKELMPRFEDACGKSTEAEKVQECQRLLKELPECNRLLISWLIVHMDHVIAKELETKMNIQNISIVLSPTVQISNRVLYVFFTHVQEFFGNVTLKQVTKPLRWSNMATMPALPETQESIKEEIRRQEFLLNCLHRDLQAGIKDLSKEERLWEVQRILTALKRKLREAKRQECETKIAQEIASLSKEDVSKEEMNENEEVINILLAQENEILTEQEELLAMEQFLRRQIASEKEEIDRLRAEIAEIQSRQQHGRSETEEYSSESESESEDEEELQVILEDLQRQNEELEIKNNHLNQAIHEEREAIIELRVQLRLLQRAKSEQQVQEEEEPEKRGGVSQQQRDSVLETKAAKEQPKASKEQQVKPSPSKDRKETPI; the protein is encoded by the exons ATGACCGAGTGCTTCCTGCCTCCCACTAGCAGCCCCAGTGAACACCGTCGGGTAGAACACAGTGGAGGTCTTGCTCGTACTCCCAGCTCTGAAGAAATTAGTCCTACAAAATTCCCTGGATTGTACCGCACCGGTGAGCCTTCACCACCTCATGACAGCTTGCATGAACCTCCAGATATAGTATCTGATGATGAAAAGGAGcatgggaagaagaaaggaaaatttaagaagaaagaaaaaagaa CGGAAGGTTACGCTGCATTTCAAGAGGACAGTTCCGGCGATGAAGCTGAAAGTCCTTCAAAGTTGAAGCGGTCCAAGGGAATACATGTCTTCAAGAAACccagcttttccaaaaaaaaggaaaaggattttaaaataaaagagaagccCAAAGATGAAAAACACAAGGAAGACAAACATAAGGAAGACAAACATAAAGAGAAGAAGTCAAAAGACTTAACTGCAGCAGATGTTGTAAAACAgtggaaagagaagaagaaaaagaaaaagccaattCAGGAGACAGAGATACCTCAAGTGGATGTTCCAAGTCATAGACCTGTGTTTGGCATTCCTTTGTCTGACGCGGTAGACAGGACCATGATGTATGATGGCATCCGCCTGCCAGCAGTTTTCCGTGAATGTATAGATTACGTAGAGAAGTATGGCATGAAATGTGAAGGCATCTACAGAGTTTCAG gaataaaATCAAAAGTCGATGAGCTAAAAGCAGCCTATGATCGAGAAGAATCTCCCAACTTGGAAGAATACGAGCCCAATACAGTAGCCAGCTTGCTGAAACAGTACCTACGAGAACTGCCTGAAAATTTGCTTACCAAAGAGCTAATGCCCCGCTTTGAAGATGCTTGTGGAAAGAGCACAGAAGCTGAGAAAGTCCAGGAGTGCCAGAGGTTGCTGAAAGAGTTACCAGAGTGTAACCGTCTCCTAATTTCTTGGCTGATTGTGCATATGGACCACGTTATTGCAAAGGaactggaaacaaaaatgaacaTCCAGAATATTTCTATAGTGCTCAGCCCTACTGTCCAG ATCAGCAACCGTGTCCTGTATGTATTTTTTACACATGTTCAGGAGTTCTTTGGGAATGTGACCCTAAAGCAGGTGACAAAACCTCTTCGGTGGTCAAATATGGCAACAATGCCAGCACTTCCAGAAACACAAGAAAGCATCAAAGAAGAAATCAGACGACAG GAGTTCCTACTGAACTGTTTACACAGAGACTTGCAGGCAGGGATAAAAGACTTATCCAAAGAAGAGAGACTCTGGGAGGTGCAAAGAATTTTAACAGCTCTTAAGAGGAAACTAAGAGAAGCTAAAAGACAG GAGTGTGAAACAAAGATTGCACAAGAAATTGCTAGCCTTTCAAAGGAGGATGTCTccaaagaagaaatgaatgagAATGAAGAAGTTATAAATATTCTGCTTGCGCAG GAGAACGAGATTTTAACAGAACAGGAAGAACTGCTGGCCATGGAGCAGTTTCTGCGGAGACAGATTGCCTCGGAGAAGGAAGAAATAGATCGCCTTCGAGCAGAAATAGCTGAAATACAAAG TCGCCAGCAGCATGGCCGAAGTGAAACTGAGGAGTATTCTTCCGAGAGTGAAAGTGAGAGTGAAGATGAGGAGGAACTGCAGGTCATCCTGGAAGATTTGCAGAGGCAGAATGAGGAACTGGAG ATAAAGAACAATCACCTGAACCAAGCGATTCACGAGGAGCGAGAGGCCATCATCGAACTGCGCGTACAGCTTCGACTACTGCAGCGAGCGAAATCCGAGCAGCAGGTGCAGGAAGAAGAGGAGCCAGAAAAACGCGGGGGTGTTTCTCAGCAGCAGAGAGACAGCGTCCTGGAGACAAAAGCAGCCAAAGAGCAGCCAAAAGCAAGCAAGGAGCAGCAAGTCAAGCCATCGCCAAGTAAAGACAGGAAAGAAACTCCAATTTGA
- the RALBP1 gene encoding ralA-binding protein 1 isoform X2 produces MDIAIMTEGYAAFQEDSSGDEAESPSKLKRSKGIHVFKKPSFSKKKEKDFKIKEKPKDEKHKEDKHKEDKHKEKKSKDLTAADVVKQWKEKKKKKKPIQETEIPQVDVPSHRPVFGIPLSDAVDRTMMYDGIRLPAVFRECIDYVEKYGMKCEGIYRVSGIKSKVDELKAAYDREESPNLEEYEPNTVASLLKQYLRELPENLLTKELMPRFEDACGKSTEAEKVQECQRLLKELPECNRLLISWLIVHMDHVIAKELETKMNIQNISIVLSPTVQISNRVLYVFFTHVQEFFGNVTLKQVTKPLRWSNMATMPALPETQESIKEEIRRQEFLLNCLHRDLQAGIKDLSKEERLWEVQRILTALKRKLREAKRQECETKIAQEIASLSKEDVSKEEMNENEEVINILLAQENEILTEQEELLAMEQFLRRQIASEKEEIDRLRAEIAEIQSRQQHGRSETEEYSSESESESEDEEELQVILEDLQRQNEELEIKNNHLNQAIHEEREAIIELRVQLRLLQRAKSEQQVQEEEEPEKRGGVSQQQRDSVLETKAAKEQPKASKEQQVKPSPSKDRKETPI; encoded by the exons ATGGACATTGCCATTATGA CGGAAGGTTACGCTGCATTTCAAGAGGACAGTTCCGGCGATGAAGCTGAAAGTCCTTCAAAGTTGAAGCGGTCCAAGGGAATACATGTCTTCAAGAAACccagcttttccaaaaaaaaggaaaaggattttaaaataaaagagaagccCAAAGATGAAAAACACAAGGAAGACAAACATAAGGAAGACAAACATAAAGAGAAGAAGTCAAAAGACTTAACTGCAGCAGATGTTGTAAAACAgtggaaagagaagaagaaaaagaaaaagccaattCAGGAGACAGAGATACCTCAAGTGGATGTTCCAAGTCATAGACCTGTGTTTGGCATTCCTTTGTCTGACGCGGTAGACAGGACCATGATGTATGATGGCATCCGCCTGCCAGCAGTTTTCCGTGAATGTATAGATTACGTAGAGAAGTATGGCATGAAATGTGAAGGCATCTACAGAGTTTCAG gaataaaATCAAAAGTCGATGAGCTAAAAGCAGCCTATGATCGAGAAGAATCTCCCAACTTGGAAGAATACGAGCCCAATACAGTAGCCAGCTTGCTGAAACAGTACCTACGAGAACTGCCTGAAAATTTGCTTACCAAAGAGCTAATGCCCCGCTTTGAAGATGCTTGTGGAAAGAGCACAGAAGCTGAGAAAGTCCAGGAGTGCCAGAGGTTGCTGAAAGAGTTACCAGAGTGTAACCGTCTCCTAATTTCTTGGCTGATTGTGCATATGGACCACGTTATTGCAAAGGaactggaaacaaaaatgaacaTCCAGAATATTTCTATAGTGCTCAGCCCTACTGTCCAG ATCAGCAACCGTGTCCTGTATGTATTTTTTACACATGTTCAGGAGTTCTTTGGGAATGTGACCCTAAAGCAGGTGACAAAACCTCTTCGGTGGTCAAATATGGCAACAATGCCAGCACTTCCAGAAACACAAGAAAGCATCAAAGAAGAAATCAGACGACAG GAGTTCCTACTGAACTGTTTACACAGAGACTTGCAGGCAGGGATAAAAGACTTATCCAAAGAAGAGAGACTCTGGGAGGTGCAAAGAATTTTAACAGCTCTTAAGAGGAAACTAAGAGAAGCTAAAAGACAG GAGTGTGAAACAAAGATTGCACAAGAAATTGCTAGCCTTTCAAAGGAGGATGTCTccaaagaagaaatgaatgagAATGAAGAAGTTATAAATATTCTGCTTGCGCAG GAGAACGAGATTTTAACAGAACAGGAAGAACTGCTGGCCATGGAGCAGTTTCTGCGGAGACAGATTGCCTCGGAGAAGGAAGAAATAGATCGCCTTCGAGCAGAAATAGCTGAAATACAAAG TCGCCAGCAGCATGGCCGAAGTGAAACTGAGGAGTATTCTTCCGAGAGTGAAAGTGAGAGTGAAGATGAGGAGGAACTGCAGGTCATCCTGGAAGATTTGCAGAGGCAGAATGAGGAACTGGAG ATAAAGAACAATCACCTGAACCAAGCGATTCACGAGGAGCGAGAGGCCATCATCGAACTGCGCGTACAGCTTCGACTACTGCAGCGAGCGAAATCCGAGCAGCAGGTGCAGGAAGAAGAGGAGCCAGAAAAACGCGGGGGTGTTTCTCAGCAGCAGAGAGACAGCGTCCTGGAGACAAAAGCAGCCAAAGAGCAGCCAAAAGCAAGCAAGGAGCAGCAAGTCAAGCCATCGCCAAGTAAAGACAGGAAAGAAACTCCAATTTGA